A window from Tenacibaculum singaporense encodes these proteins:
- a CDS encoding L-threonylcarbamoyladenylate synthase produces the protein MAQFIKLYNDNPNPKEIEKIVKVLQNGGLVIYPTDTVYGLGCDITNTKALEKVARIKKVKPEKANFSFVCNDLSHLSDYVKQIDTATYKVLKRALPGPYTFVLPGSNSLPKAYKKRKTVGIRVPDNNIARAIVETLGNPIVSTSIHDEDEVLEYTTDPELIFEKWQNIVDIVVDGGYGDNHASTVIDLTTDEPEVIREGKGSLDIL, from the coding sequence ATGGCGCAATTTATAAAACTGTATAACGACAATCCCAATCCAAAAGAGATTGAAAAAATTGTAAAAGTTTTACAAAATGGTGGGTTAGTTATATATCCAACCGATACTGTTTATGGTTTAGGTTGTGATATTACCAATACTAAAGCACTAGAAAAAGTAGCAAGAATAAAAAAAGTAAAGCCAGAAAAAGCCAACTTCTCGTTTGTTTGCAACGATTTAAGTCATTTATCCGATTACGTAAAGCAAATAGATACTGCAACCTATAAAGTTTTAAAAAGAGCCTTACCAGGTCCGTATACTTTTGTATTACCTGGTAGTAATTCACTACCAAAGGCCTATAAAAAACGTAAAACAGTAGGTATTCGCGTGCCCGATAATAATATAGCAAGAGCCATTGTAGAAACTTTAGGAAACCCGATTGTATCTACATCTATTCACGATGAAGATGAAGTATTGGAATATACAACCGATCCTGAGTTAATCTTCGAGAAATGGCAGAATATTGTTGATATCGTGGTTGATGGAGGGTACGGAGATAACCATGCATCTACTGTAATCGATTTAACAACCGATGAACCAGAAGTAATTCGTGAAGGAAAAGGAAGCTTAGATATTTTGTAA
- a CDS encoding Rossmann-like and DUF2520 domain-containing protein: MIKVAIIGGGNVATHLANAFNKKNEVSLVQMYARNIEQIHHLKEVTPITNSIELLTEADVYIIAVSDDAIGDVSRKIKQKNGLVVHTSGSVAMQSLQNTGRKGIFYLLQSFSKDKDVNFNEIPFCLEAENEDDLQLLETLAKSIGKKIYRINSEQRKRLHVAAVFVNNFTNHMYKIGADICNEYQVPFEVLLPLIQETAQKITELSPESAQTGPAKRNDQKTIQNHLALLNAEQQEIYKLITKSIQQNGKEL, from the coding sequence ATGATTAAAGTTGCCATTATAGGAGGCGGTAATGTAGCTACACATTTAGCCAATGCTTTTAATAAAAAAAACGAAGTATCGTTAGTACAAATGTATGCTCGAAATATTGAGCAAATTCATCATTTAAAAGAAGTTACTCCTATTACAAATAGTATAGAACTTTTAACAGAAGCCGATGTGTATATCATTGCGGTTTCTGATGATGCTATTGGTGATGTTTCTCGTAAAATTAAACAAAAAAACGGTTTAGTTGTACATACTTCAGGTAGTGTAGCTATGCAATCGTTACAAAACACTGGACGTAAAGGTATCTTTTACTTATTACAAAGTTTTTCTAAAGACAAAGATGTAAACTTTAATGAAATTCCTTTTTGTTTAGAAGCTGAAAACGAAGATGATTTACAGTTGTTAGAAACTCTTGCTAAATCTATTGGAAAAAAGATATATCGTATCAATTCAGAGCAACGTAAACGATTACACGTTGCTGCTGTTTTTGTAAATAATTTCACCAATCATATGTATAAAATTGGTGCTGATATTTGCAACGAATATCAAGTTCCTTTTGAAGTATTACTACCTCTAATTCAGGAAACAGCTCAAAAAATAACCGAGTTGAGTCCTGAGTCAGCACAAACAGGTCCTGCCAAAAGAAATGACCAAAAAACTATTCAAAACCATTTAGCGTTATTAAATGCTGAACAACAAGAAATTTATAAACTTATTACAAAATCAATCCAACAAAATGGAAAAGAGTTATAA
- a CDS encoding PaaI family thioesterase, which produces MNKQASLTVLNSYNKNTLMETLEIEFVDVGDDFITAKMPVTPKVHQPYGILHGGATAALAESVGSCASAFFLRDSNKIVKGIELSINHVKSKREGHVFATAKAIHKGRTTHLWEVRIVDEDDNLISLCKITNIVLNKQ; this is translated from the coding sequence ATGAATAAGCAAGCATCTCTTACAGTCTTAAACAGTTACAACAAAAACACCTTGATGGAAACTTTAGAAATAGAGTTTGTTGATGTAGGAGATGATTTTATTACTGCTAAAATGCCCGTGACACCTAAAGTACATCAACCCTATGGAATTTTACATGGTGGTGCTACTGCTGCTTTGGCAGAATCGGTTGGTAGTTGTGCTTCCGCTTTTTTTTTAAGAGACTCTAATAAAATTGTTAAAGGGATTGAACTGAGCATCAATCATGTAAAAAGTAAGCGAGAAGGACATGTTTTTGCTACCGCTAAAGCGATTCATAAAGGTAGAACTACACATTTATGGGAAGTGAGAATTGTTGATGAGGATGATAACTTGATTTCACTTTGTAAGATTACCAATATTGTTTTAAACAAACAATAG
- a CDS encoding class III extradiol ring-cleavage dioxygenase family protein, with the protein MGRINRRFNSFNNYDYGYDWAIEARETVNTYLLEGNYQPLIDYTKQSKAFQLAIPTPDHYLPLIYSLGLQQKNEEIQLFNDKLLAGSLSMTSLKIG; encoded by the coding sequence TTGGGTAGAATTAACAGAAGATTTAACAGCTTTAATAACTATGATTACGGATATGATTGGGCTATTGAAGCTAGAGAAACGGTTAATACATATTTATTAGAAGGTAACTATCAACCCTTGATTGATTATACAAAACAGTCAAAAGCTTTTCAGCTTGCAATACCAACTCCAGATCATTATTTACCATTAATTTATAGTTTAGGATTGCAACAAAAAAATGAAGAAATTCAACTTTTTAATGATAAACTATTAGCGGGTTCTTTAAGTATGACTTCGTTAAAAATAGGATAA
- a CDS encoding alpha/beta fold hydrolase, whose product MKLLKKILKIVGIALFVLFLVLYYLFWNFSAPKSDVKVLKKFSGSSVTPVLTYENFKGFKYRKLSIIKDTTLPTLVFVHGTIGSSTDFVKYMKDSALLNKANMISYDRIGYNYQDKNLVQESIAFERDMLKNILHDITPHKTILVGYSYGGPITLAIQEKVRKVILLAPAVYSKVEPMPWSLNLYKWKVTRWLVPPIWQEASKEKLSHKQDLQLFENNWESTPNNIVSIHGTNDWIVPIENSLFLKEQFPKNQFELISIPDAGHGFIWSKFDTIKEHFIQQLD is encoded by the coding sequence ATGAAGTTGCTAAAAAAAATCTTAAAAATCGTTGGAATTGCTCTCTTTGTGCTTTTCCTTGTTTTATATTATTTATTCTGGAATTTTTCTGCTCCTAAATCTGATGTAAAAGTGCTTAAAAAATTTTCAGGCAGTTCTGTTACTCCTGTCCTCACTTATGAAAACTTTAAAGGTTTTAAGTACAGAAAACTTTCAATCATAAAAGATACTACCTTACCTACACTGGTTTTTGTTCACGGAACGATAGGTTCTTCTACTGATTTTGTAAAATATATGAAGGATAGCGCATTGCTTAATAAAGCTAATATGATTTCATACGACAGAATTGGTTACAATTATCAAGACAAAAATCTGGTTCAAGAAAGTATTGCTTTTGAGCGTGACATGTTAAAAAATATTTTACATGATATTACCCCCCATAAAACAATTCTTGTAGGTTATTCTTATGGAGGACCTATTACCTTAGCTATACAAGAAAAAGTTAGAAAAGTAATTTTGCTGGCTCCTGCTGTGTACAGTAAAGTAGAACCCATGCCATGGTCCTTAAATTTATATAAATGGAAAGTTACTCGATGGTTGGTTCCTCCAATATGGCAAGAAGCGAGCAAAGAAAAGTTATCTCATAAACAAGATTTACAACTATTTGAAAACAATTGGGAATCTACTCCTAACAACATAGTAAGTATCCATGGAACTAATGATTGGATTGTACCTATTGAAAACTCTTTATTTTTGAAAGAACAATTTCCTAAAAATCAGTTTGAGTTAATTAGCATTCCTGATGCTGGTCATGGATTTATTTGGAGTAAATTTGACACGATTAAAGAACATTTTATACAACAATTAGATTGA
- a CDS encoding ceramidase domain-containing protein translates to MFLLDRFPNDSGPIYQETIAGRLPVESFNTFSNLIFIVLLIYFGRRIYQNPKQYPFFLFAIPVIFISWIGGTMFHGTRSHEFWLLLDWVPIMIICLGAIIYFIGKIKKKWWERIAIVVAILLVSIFPRFLPIPSGYRTSFGYAVTAFAVITPLIWYAYKTRWRNVKYIVYGGAVFGIALLFRTLDNKVVVLPMGTHWLWHTFGGIAVFFLLYYIYKDEQELT, encoded by the coding sequence ATGTTTTTACTAGATAGATTCCCCAACGACAGCGGACCAATATATCAAGAAACCATAGCAGGCAGATTGCCTGTTGAGTCTTTCAATACTTTTAGCAACTTAATTTTTATTGTTCTACTGATTTACTTCGGAAGAAGAATTTATCAAAACCCTAAACAATACCCATTTTTTCTGTTTGCTATTCCAGTAATATTCATCAGTTGGATAGGTGGTACCATGTTTCACGGTACAAGAAGTCATGAATTTTGGTTGTTGTTAGATTGGGTTCCTATCATGATTATATGTTTAGGGGCTATTATTTATTTCATAGGAAAAATTAAAAAGAAATGGTGGGAACGAATAGCGATAGTTGTAGCTATACTTTTAGTATCTATTTTTCCACGATTTTTACCAATACCTTCAGGATATAGAACATCGTTTGGGTATGCCGTAACTGCATTTGCAGTAATAACTCCGTTAATATGGTATGCTTATAAGACTCGTTGGAGAAATGTAAAATACATTGTATACGGAGGAGCAGTTTTTGGAATAGCTTTACTATTTAGGACATTAGATAATAAAGTAGTTGTATTGCCCATGGGAACGCATTGGTTATGGCATACTTTTGGAGGAATTGCAGTTTTCTTCCTGCTATATTATATTTATAAAGATGAACAAGAATTAACGTAA
- the ric gene encoding iron-sulfur cluster repair di-iron protein yields the protein MEINNNSIVADIVANNYKTATIFKLYGIDFCCNGNRTIQEVTTKKNIVPDTLINKLIRIDRGSKSNNDYQSWSLDFLCDYIYQNHHTYVEKQIPEILEYLTKLAKVHGNNHPELHEVLQLFKESAGELTTHMKKEELILFPFIKKLVEASSSNTPLSPPPFGTVENPINMMHTEHDNEGSRFRTIARLTNNYTPPEDACNTYKVALAMLREFEEDLHKHIHLENNILFRKAIKLENQLN from the coding sequence ATGGAGATAAATAACAACTCAATAGTAGCAGATATAGTTGCAAATAACTATAAAACAGCTACAATTTTTAAACTATACGGAATTGATTTTTGTTGCAACGGTAACAGAACTATTCAAGAAGTTACTACAAAAAAGAACATTGTTCCTGATACATTAATCAATAAACTAATTCGCATTGATAGAGGCTCTAAATCTAATAACGATTATCAAAGCTGGTCCTTAGATTTTTTGTGTGATTATATCTACCAAAATCACCATACATATGTGGAAAAACAAATTCCTGAAATTTTAGAATATCTAACCAAACTAGCTAAAGTACATGGTAACAACCATCCTGAGCTACATGAGGTTTTGCAACTCTTTAAAGAAAGTGCTGGGGAACTTACCACACATATGAAAAAAGAGGAACTTATTTTATTTCCTTTTATAAAAAAGTTAGTTGAAGCGAGTAGCTCAAATACTCCTCTTTCTCCTCCTCCATTTGGTACGGTAGAAAACCCTATAAATATGATGCATACCGAGCATGATAACGAAGGAAGTAGATTTAGAACAATTGCAAGACTTACCAATAATTACACTCCACCTGAAGACGCTTGTAACACATACAAAGTTGCTTTAGCAATGCTACGAGAGTTTGAAGAAGACTTACACAAACACATTCACTTAGAAAACAATATTCTATTTAGAAAAGCAATCAAACTAGAAAATCAATTAAATTAA
- a CDS encoding IS1096 element passenger TnpR family protein, translating to MYKVRVILDTKEDVIRTLLVNEKASLENLHFDIAKAFGFNGQEMASFYRTDEDWNQGEEIPLFNMSEAGEGISMATCILHETIPNQHDKLIYVYDFLQMWTFYVEVIEQSNEEVTETKMILSVGEIPEQAPEKEFKAEDLSKNIDDEIDDEFNNFESLDDFDFDNY from the coding sequence ATGTATAAAGTACGCGTAATTTTAGATACGAAAGAAGATGTAATACGAACCCTATTGGTAAATGAAAAAGCTTCGTTAGAAAACCTACACTTTGATATCGCAAAAGCGTTTGGTTTTAACGGACAAGAAATGGCATCTTTTTACCGTACCGATGAAGATTGGAATCAAGGTGAAGAAATTCCTTTATTCAATATGTCAGAAGCAGGAGAAGGAATTTCAATGGCAACATGTATTTTGCATGAAACCATACCAAACCAACACGATAAGTTAATTTATGTGTACGATTTCTTACAAATGTGGACGTTTTATGTAGAGGTAATAGAACAATCTAATGAAGAAGTTACTGAAACAAAAATGATCTTATCTGTAGGAGAAATCCCAGAGCAAGCCCCAGAAAAAGAATTTAAGGCAGAAGATCTTTCAAAAAATATAGATGATGAAATTGATGATGAATTTAATAACTTTGAAAGCCTAGACGATTTTGACTTTGATAATTACTAA
- a CDS encoding glycosyltransferase family 2 protein, with protein sequence MKTAIVILNWNGKKLLEQFLPSVVTFSSEEAEVYVADNASTDDSIAFVKQHFPAVKVVQNSENGGYAKGYNDALQHIDADVYCLVNSDIEVTDNWLTPIIDTFKKEPNTAIIQPKILDFKDKSKFEYAGAGGGFIDAFGYPYCRGRLFSDLETDNGQFNDTSEIFWASGACFFIRSEVFHQLNGFDEDFFAHQEEIDLCWRAKNSGHTIKYIGASTVYHVGGATLDTLNPRKTFLNFRNSLLNLVKNLPSAKLFPIIFSRLVLDGLASVKFLLEGKPNHLFAILKAHFSFYIHLPKFIKKRKESPKKSNYYEHKSVVWQYYAKGRKKFTELR encoded by the coding sequence TTGAAAACAGCTATCGTCATATTAAACTGGAACGGAAAAAAATTGCTTGAGCAGTTTTTACCTTCTGTCGTAACTTTTAGTTCTGAAGAAGCTGAAGTTTATGTCGCAGACAATGCTTCTACAGATGATTCTATTGCATTTGTAAAGCAACATTTTCCTGCTGTAAAAGTTGTACAGAACTCAGAAAATGGTGGTTATGCAAAAGGTTACAACGATGCTTTACAGCATATTGATGCGGATGTATATTGTTTAGTAAACTCTGACATTGAGGTTACCGACAACTGGTTAACTCCCATTATTGATACTTTTAAAAAGGAACCTAACACTGCTATTATTCAACCTAAAATTTTAGACTTCAAAGACAAGTCTAAGTTTGAATATGCAGGTGCAGGTGGTGGTTTCATTGATGCTTTTGGATATCCTTATTGTCGTGGTCGTTTGTTTAGCGACTTGGAAACAGATAATGGACAGTTTAACGATACTTCTGAAATATTTTGGGCATCTGGTGCTTGTTTTTTTATTCGCTCTGAAGTTTTTCATCAACTCAATGGTTTTGACGAAGACTTTTTTGCACATCAAGAAGAAATTGATTTGTGTTGGCGTGCTAAAAATAGTGGACATACTATAAAATATATTGGGGCTTCAACTGTGTATCATGTTGGTGGGGCTACATTAGACACTTTGAACCCAAGGAAAACTTTTTTAAATTTCAGGAATAGTTTACTCAACTTAGTTAAGAACTTACCCTCTGCTAAATTGTTTCCAATTATTTTTTCTCGTTTGGTCTTAGACGGATTAGCTAGCGTTAAATTTTTATTGGAAGGAAAACCAAATCATTTGTTCGCTATTTTAAAAGCTCATTTTAGTTTTTACATACATCTTCCTAAGTTTATAAAAAAGAGAAAAGAATCTCCCAAAAAATCAAATTACTACGAGCATAAATCTGTGGTTTGGCAGTATTATGCTAAAGGAAGAAAAAAGTTTACCGAGTTACGTTAA
- a CDS encoding RrF2 family transcriptional regulator, translating to MFSKSCEYGLRATIFVAEQSSLDNKVGVKAIAAAINSPEAFTGKILQILTKNNIIDSIKGPYGGFVINKADLKKIRLSDVVRVLDGDSIYTGCGLGLKQCDDSSPCPLHFKFVEIRDNLRKMLEGNTLHDVLYTNDKKNTFWLKRE from the coding sequence ATGTTTTCAAAATCTTGTGAATACGGTTTAAGAGCAACTATTTTTGTTGCAGAACAATCTAGCTTAGATAATAAAGTTGGTGTAAAAGCTATTGCTGCCGCTATTAATTCTCCTGAAGCTTTCACAGGGAAAATATTACAAATTTTAACAAAAAATAATATCATTGATTCTATTAAAGGTCCCTATGGCGGATTTGTAATTAATAAAGCTGACCTTAAAAAAATTCGCTTAAGCGATGTGGTTCGTGTATTAGATGGTGATAGTATTTATACAGGTTGCGGATTGGGTTTAAAACAGTGTGATGATAGCTCTCCGTGCCCTCTTCACTTTAAATTTGTAGAAATTAGAGATAACTTGAGAAAAATGTTAGAAGGAAACACCCTTCATGATGTATTATACACAAATGACAAGAAAAATACTTTTTGGCTAAAACGAGAATAA
- a CDS encoding DUF2147 domain-containing protein, with amino-acid sequence MKKILFALLFTTVSLSMSAQTIFGKWENRDEETNKVDSVIEVYKKDGKAYAKIIEITDKNRQEAVCDKCSGKRKNNPILGMNILTGLKKDGDEWSGGKILDPKNGKEYKCYIKLENDNKLKIRGYIGFAAFGRTAYWHRKN; translated from the coding sequence ATGAAAAAAATACTTTTTGCTTTATTATTTACAACCGTTAGCTTATCGATGAGTGCGCAAACTATTTTCGGAAAATGGGAAAACCGTGACGAAGAAACCAACAAAGTTGATTCTGTAATAGAAGTATATAAAAAAGATGGAAAGGCTTACGCTAAAATTATTGAGATTACAGACAAAAATCGTCAAGAAGCTGTTTGTGATAAGTGTAGTGGAAAGCGCAAAAACAATCCTATTTTAGGAATGAATATTTTAACAGGTCTAAAAAAAGATGGTGACGAATGGAGTGGTGGAAAAATTTTAGATCCTAAAAATGGAAAAGAATATAAGTGTTATATTAAACTTGAAAACGACAACAAATTAAAAATTAGAGGTTATATAGGCTTTGCTGCCTTTGGTAGAACAGCTTACTGGCACAGAAAAAACTAA
- a CDS encoding KdsC family phosphatase, whose protein sequence is MEKSYKEYLPQIDTFIFDVDGVLTNGIVTVFPDGQLVRQMNIKDGYALKAAVKAGYRVCIISGGKNEGVRTRLEGLGITDIYLGAHDKIKQFNELVEKYKLNPENIMYMGDDIPDYPVMKLVGMPSCPNDAAREVQQISRYISDKTGGNGCARDIIEQVLRVQGKWESNFDAQYD, encoded by the coding sequence ATGGAAAAGAGTTATAAAGAATACTTACCTCAAATAGACACCTTTATTTTTGATGTAGACGGAGTATTAACTAACGGAATTGTAACCGTTTTTCCTGACGGACAGCTTGTACGTCAAATGAATATTAAAGATGGATACGCCTTAAAAGCAGCTGTAAAAGCTGGCTATAGGGTTTGTATTATCTCTGGTGGAAAAAACGAAGGAGTGCGTACACGTTTAGAAGGCTTAGGTATTACCGATATTTATTTAGGAGCTCATGATAAAATTAAACAGTTTAATGAATTGGTTGAAAAATACAAACTAAACCCAGAAAATATAATGTACATGGGAGATGACATCCCTGATTACCCTGTAATGAAACTCGTTGGTATGCCCTCTTGCCCTAACGATGCTGCTCGTGAAGTACAACAAATTTCAAGATACATTTCTGATAAAACTGGTGGTAATGGTTGTGCTCGAGATATTATAGAACAGGTTTTACGTGTACAGGGAAAATGGGAGAGCAACTTTGATGCACAATACGATTAA
- a CDS encoding nitric-oxide reductase large subunit, with the protein MRKIWTGFIAVVVLSFIALIWVGTEIYQTQPPIPETVKVNGSNETIYTKKDIQDGQNVWESIGGMEVGSIWGHGSYVAPDWTADWIHKEAVYLLNYWAKKDFNTNYDSLDEENKAALKARLVKDIRTNTFNEKDQSITISKERKEAIEVNSAYYANIFSKGHEKYAIPEGALTDTDKLAKLNAFLFWTSWAASTERPNQDYTYTSNWPHEPLINNTITPDSQLWSGFSIILLLLFIGVLTYYYIRNHEKGEAVTNPSNDPLLDLKLVRSQKAVLKYFLVISLLIVLQVVLGIVTVHYTVEGQAFFGFNLSEYLPYSISRTWHTQLAVFWIAATWLATGLFLAPIISGKEMKYQVFGINFLFIALLIIVLGSMLGEWLGVHQFLDLTTNFFFGHQGYEYMDLGRFWQIFLGIGLILWVVMVGRHVLYGIRKKDDSKHLLSILLIAVVAIGMFFFSGLMYGENSSLPVINYWRWWLVHLWVEGFFEVFATVIIAYIFSRMKIISTKTAGKTAIASATIFLAGGIIGTLHHLYYSGTPVQAIALGATFSALEVVPLTLMGFEIRENWNLLKKNAWIQRYKWPIFFFIAVAFWNMVGAGVFGFLINPPIALYYIQGLNTTAVHAHTALFGVYGMLGMGFILICLRLYSNIAWNEKLVKNAFWFLNGGLVLMVVLSLLPVGIIQAYTSITKGYSFARDPELLYNPTVQTLKWMRMIGDIVFSLGIVCFCWFVVRTTINAIKQKS; encoded by the coding sequence ATGAGAAAAATTTGGACTGGATTTATTGCAGTAGTGGTATTATCATTTATTGCATTAATATGGGTAGGTACAGAAATTTATCAAACCCAACCCCCTATACCTGAAACAGTAAAAGTTAACGGAAGTAATGAAACTATATACACTAAAAAAGACATACAAGATGGACAAAATGTTTGGGAATCTATCGGAGGAATGGAAGTCGGCTCTATTTGGGGTCACGGAAGTTATGTAGCTCCAGACTGGACAGCTGATTGGATTCATAAAGAAGCGGTTTACTTATTAAACTACTGGGCTAAAAAAGACTTTAATACTAACTATGATTCTTTAGATGAAGAAAACAAAGCTGCCTTAAAAGCTCGTTTGGTAAAAGATATTAGAACCAACACTTTTAATGAAAAAGACCAATCAATAACAATTTCTAAAGAGCGAAAAGAAGCCATTGAAGTTAACTCAGCGTATTATGCAAACATTTTTTCAAAAGGTCATGAAAAATATGCCATTCCAGAAGGAGCTTTAACAGATACTGATAAACTAGCAAAGCTTAATGCCTTTTTATTCTGGACTTCTTGGGCTGCCAGTACAGAAAGACCCAATCAAGACTATACCTATACTTCTAACTGGCCTCACGAACCGTTGATTAATAACACAATTACTCCCGATTCACAACTATGGTCAGGGTTCTCAATAATTTTATTGTTATTATTTATAGGAGTATTAACCTATTACTACATTCGAAATCATGAAAAAGGAGAAGCGGTAACAAACCCAAGCAATGACCCCTTATTAGACTTAAAATTAGTTAGATCTCAAAAAGCAGTATTAAAGTACTTTTTAGTCATCTCACTTCTTATTGTATTACAAGTTGTTTTGGGTATTGTTACTGTACATTATACGGTAGAAGGTCAAGCTTTCTTTGGTTTTAATTTATCAGAATATCTTCCGTATTCAATCTCTAGAACCTGGCATACACAACTTGCTGTATTTTGGATTGCCGCTACATGGTTAGCAACAGGATTATTCTTAGCTCCAATTATCAGCGGTAAAGAAATGAAGTACCAAGTTTTCGGAATCAATTTCTTGTTTATAGCCTTATTAATTATTGTTTTGGGTTCTATGCTAGGAGAATGGTTAGGAGTGCACCAATTTTTGGATTTAACTACTAACTTCTTCTTTGGTCACCAAGGATATGAATACATGGATTTAGGTAGATTCTGGCAAATATTCTTAGGTATTGGTTTAATATTATGGGTAGTTATGGTTGGTAGACATGTGCTGTATGGTATCCGTAAAAAAGACGACTCAAAACATTTACTTTCTATACTATTAATAGCTGTAGTTGCTATTGGTATGTTCTTTTTCTCAGGATTAATGTATGGAGAAAACAGTTCACTACCTGTAATTAATTATTGGAGATGGTGGCTAGTGCACCTATGGGTAGAAGGATTCTTTGAGGTCTTTGCAACGGTGATTATTGCCTATATTTTCTCTCGAATGAAAATTATTTCAACCAAAACAGCAGGAAAAACAGCGATAGCCTCAGCTACTATTTTCTTAGCAGGTGGTATCATTGGTACCTTACACCATTTATATTATTCAGGAACACCGGTGCAAGCCATAGCCTTAGGAGCTACATTTAGTGCTTTGGAAGTGGTTCCATTAACGTTAATGGGATTTGAAATTAGAGAAAACTGGAATTTATTGAAAAAGAATGCTTGGATTCAACGTTACAAGTGGCCTATCTTTTTCTTTATTGCTGTTGCCTTTTGGAACATGGTCGGTGCTGGTGTTTTCGGGTTCTTAATCAACCCTCCTATTGCATTGTACTACATCCAAGGGTTAAACACAACTGCGGTACACGCACATACTGCACTATTTGGAGTGTACGGAATGTTAGGTATGGGCTTTATTTTAATCTGCCTCCGCTTGTACTCAAACATTGCTTGGAACGAAAAGCTCGTAAAAAATGCATTTTGGTTTTTAAACGGCGGATTGGTATTAATGGTAGTATTAAGCTTATTACCAGTAGGTATTATTCAAGCATATACTTCAATCACTAAAGGATATTCTTTTGCTAGAGATCCAGAGTTATTATACAACCCAACAGTACAAACCTTAAAATGGATGCGAATGATAGGAGATATTGTATTCTCTTTAGGTATTGTATGTTTCTGCTGGTTTGTGGTAAGAACAACGATTAATGCAATAAAACAAAAATCGTAA